TCAGGAAGCCTGTGAAAAAGTAAAGCAGGATTTTGATGCACTAGTAATAAGTCATGACGGTGATAATTTCTCATACGGCGCCAATCTCATGGAGGCAATGGGAGCCTGGCAGCAGGGACAAAAAGACCAGGTAAAGCAGGCAGCCAAGAATTTCCAGGATACGGCAGTCGGGCTGCGCTACCAGCCTTTTCCGGTGGTCGTTGCACCATTTGGCCGGGCCTTAGGAGGAGGAGTCGAGTTTATGCTTCATGCCGACAAAGTAGTGGCTCATCATGAACTCTATGCCGGACTTGTTGAAGTCGGCGTGGGCTTGATACCTGCGGGTGGCGGAACCAAAGAGATGCTCAAAAGAACTATGGACAGTCTTGTAGAGGACGAGCAGGTGGATCCTATTCCCAACATTAAAGAGATTTTCAAAACCATTGGAATGGCGAAGGTTTCTGAAAGTGCTCAGAAGGCAAGAAATTTAGGGTATCTCAGGGATTCTGATGTAATTGTGATGAACAGAGATCTGTTGATTGCAGCGGCCAAAGAAGAGGCAAGAACCTTGGCCGTTGTAGGATATCAGCCCCCGGCCAGGCCTGACATTAAAGTTATGGGTAATAAAGGATTGAGCTCTTTAAAACTGATGCTCTATATCATGCATGAGGCTGAATTTATTACCGATTATGACAAAGTGGTTGCCGGTAAAGTGGCCTGGGTGATGAGCGGGGGTGAACTGAGTGAACCACAGGATGTCCCTGAAGAGTACCTGCTCAAGCTGGAAAGAGAAGTATTTATGGAATTGTTGGAAGATGAACGTACTCAGGCTAGAATTGAGCATATGCTCAAAAAAGGTAAACCGCTAAGAAATTAGAACTAAATAGAACACGGATGACGCAGATTTAGCGGATTTTATTGATTTATGAAATCATTATCTCTGATCCGTGTCATCTGTGTTTCATTTTTACTCATTACTAATTACTCTCTACTATTATGACTGAAGCTGTAATTGTTGCTGCGGCGCGAACACCGACCGGAAAAGCTAATAAAGGATCTCTTCGCTTTACTCATCCCGATACGCTGGGCGGAGAAGTTATCAAAGACCTGCTACAAAGAGCTCCTTCTCTGCAACCGGAAATGGTTGATGATGTAATTATGGGCTGTGCCTTTCCCGAGGCTTCCCAGGGATTGAATATTGCCCGACAGTGCGCCTTGCTGGGCGGATTGCCTCCTTCAGTGCCTGCAGCAACGGTAAATCGATTCTGTTCGTCAGGGCTGCAAACCATTGCTCAGGCTTCCGAACGCATACTCTCGGGAAGTGCCGATGTCATCATAGCCGGAGGTGTGGAATCGATGTCACAAGTACCTATGGGCGGTTATGTAGTGCATCCTAACCCAAAGCTGGTAGATAACTACCCGGAAATTTATATCAATATGGGTCTAACAGCTGAAAATGTAGCCGACAAGTATGATATCAGCAGGGAAGACCAGGATGCATTCGCTTATCGAAGCCATATGCGGGCAATTGATGCCTGGGAAAATGACCTGTTTGAAGGCCAAATCACACCTATTGAAGTTAAGGAGAAAAGGGTGACCTCCTCCGGTGAAATAGAGGAGGAGAGCTTTACTTTTGAGCAGGATGAGGGTCCCAGAAAGGATACTTCCAAGGAAGTACTGGCTAAATTGAGACCGGTATTTAAGCAGGGCGGAAGCGTTACCGCAGGCAATTCCTCACAAATGAATGATGCTGCAGCGGCGGTGCTCGTTATGAGTAAAGAGAAAGCTGATGAACTCGGACTGGAGCCGATGGCCAGATATGTAGGCTTCTCAGTTGCCGGTGTACCACCTGAGATTATGGGTATCGGACCGGTAGAAGCTATTCCCAAAGTCTTAAAGCAAACCGGTATTTCTCAGGAAGACATTGACCTGATAGAATTAAACGAAGCATTCGCAGCTCAATCGCTGGCCGTTATCCATGAGCTTGATTTGGATGAAGAGATTGTAAACGTCAATGGAGGTGCCATTGCCATGGGACATCCGCTGGGATGCACAGGTGCCAAACTCACTACACAGATACTGTATGAGATGAAACGGCGCGGTTCAGCCTACGGCATGGTAACCATGTGTGTGGGAGGCGGTATGGGCGCTGCCGGTATATTTGAGAATTTAAACTGATTATTTCATTGAGATTTAAGACACTTTAGAAGTTTTCTAAACCTTTAATCTCACCAAAGGCAATTTACATATGTTCAAAGAAGACACCTTACAGGATAAAACGATACTGGTAACCGGCGGCGGCAGTGGATTGGGGCTGGAAATGGCCAAAAAATTTGCTTCCCTTGGAGCAGGAATTGCTATTTGCGGACGAACCGAATCAAAACTGATGAATGCCGCTAAAGAGATTGAAGAAAAAGGAGAGGGACAAGTAGAAACCTATGTTTGCGATGTAAGGGACTATGAACGAGTAAAAGAAATGATCGGTGAGATTACCGAAGATTTCGGTGGTATGGACGGCTTGGTCAATAATGCGGCAGGGAATTTTTTGGCGGCTTCGGAGGATCTGACACCCGGCGGTTTTAAAGCCATTATTGACATTGTGCTTCACGGCTCCTTTAACTGTACTCACTGTTTCGGTAATTATTTGATTGATAATGACCGCAAAGGCAATATCCTTAGCATTGTAACCACCTATGCTGAGAATACGGGATCTGCGTTTGTGCTTCCATCGGCATGTGCCAAATCGGGAGTATTGACTATGACCCGCTCTCTAGCTTATGAGTGGGCTACCTATGGTATTCGGCTGAATGCCATTGCTCCCGGACCATTTCCAACAGAAGGTGCATGGACCAGACTGGTACCTGATGAAAGTTTTGAAGAGAAATTTCTATCCAAGATTCCCGCCGGCAGATATGGAGAGCCGGAGGAATTGGCAAATCTTGCAGCTTTTTTGATGTCAGATATGTCGCCTTACCTCACAGGTGATTGTATTACCATCGATGGCGGGGAACGCCTTACTGCCGGGCAGTTTAACTTTATTGACCAGTTGGCTCCAAGAGAAAAGCTCAAACAATTTTTTAATGCGATGAAGCCCGGTGGGGAGAAGAAGTAGTAACTTTACTTTTGAAATTCTAAAAGCTTTAGACGTTTTAGCTGAAGAGCAGGGCCAATAACAAGATCAAAGAGATGACAGATATGTAGAAGAGCTTTGCTTCTTTTTTAGGGCTTTTCAGGTTGAGCACTTTTTTGAATATGAAGTGGTCAAATCCCCTCTTGTAATATTGCTCATATAACTTGTCCTTCATAAAGACACCTCCTGAATGTGGCAGATCAAAAGAGGTTAATGTGTAAACTATTGTTTATTAATATATTGCATCCATCTTTAATAACTAAGAATTTAGGCATTTGTTTCTTCTAATGTTAAGGAATTGTTAACAAGGCATAAACCATTTAATATCAATTACTTATGATTTGTTAAAGGTACTCATAGCTTTGTTAAATATACTCCAATGTTAACTTAATGTTAACAAATCTGTGCGGAGGGTAGGTGTTTTTACCTATCGAGTGGCTAGAGCAGGCGATCTTTAATTCTTGAAACCTCGTTAGCCAGTTTCAACAAATCATACCCGTTAAACTGGGTGGCTTTATTCAGTTGAATGGACTTCAGGAACTGGGTTGACGCGATTTCAGCGGCACGAGTAGCATCAAACGACTGCTTTTCGAAAAATAGATGCTGTTGGTCATTATTCTTACCAAGGCGCACCGATTGGGAATGGACATCGCAGTCGAGCAAAAAAGTCTGATCGGCAGCAAATCGCTGGTGCCGGTTCGTCGAAGAGCAGGAATTAACAAATATATTGGCAGTAGCACCGCTGTCGAAACGAAGCAATAGATGAATAGCACGGTCTTTTCCTGCCTGAAGATTAACGGTATTTACATCAATATGATGTACATTTCCATTGATCCATTTCAGACTGTATGCCAGTTCATCTATCCAGTAATAATCAAGTGAGTGATTGTTTTCCAGGAATTGCGTGTAGCTTATCTCCCTGACTATGTTAAGGAAGGTAGGCTTGGAAACTTTCTGACTCATCCATTGAGAAGCGGGGGCAAAGGTTGGCCAATGGGCAAACTGAAGCAATACATTAGCTTCTTCTGCTGTATGATATATCTTCTCAATATCGGACTGTGAGGTGGGAAGACTAGAAACCATAAACGAATGATATCCCATGCGAATGGCCTTCAGCAGGATGTTTACCTTGTCATCGCTGTCTTCAAGAATCAGGCAGGCATCCACGTCACCGATATCCTTGATATGTGCTGTAATGACAACTTCTTTTACGCTGCGATGTGGACGAAGGTGCTCTTCCCAGGCTACAGCCCTATCAGCAGGTCCGACGATTCCTATTTTCATAGTTAAGATATTGGGTAATAGTGGATTGCAATAATTGCGAATCTACCCATTAATATCAACAAAGGAAGGAAAACTAAATAAAAAAGACGAGCCATGATTCATGACTCGTCTCAGGTAAAAAGGATCTCTTGTATTATTCCGGCATTACGAGTGCCAAAATAAAGTATAGCAATACCGGGCTGCCCCAGCCGAGGAAAGTCAAGATGACAAATATGATTCTGACAATAGTCGGATCCCACCCGAGATATTCGGCAATACCGCCGCACACTCCGGAAATCATTCTGTCAGTTCTGGATTTCTTTAATCTTGCACTCATAATCAGGTTTATTTACGGGATTTTCGTTTATCATCTATACCTTACGTGAACTCAGTCAAGTTGTTTCAACTGATTTGAAATTAAGGTAAAAGGACAGACTGAAGTAATAAATTGGGAAAATGAAGGAGCTATAAATCAGGTACAGCGGGGATTCCTGGAACAATATCATCAAGGCAATCAACTGCAGCGCAAAGATCGATCCCAATACGAGGGTAAACTTCTTTAGAAACGAAGTCCGGCTTGGATATATAAACTTGATAGGTAAAAAAGTAGTGACAGCGAAGATCAACATAATAGCCGATGCAAATTCAACCGGCAGATTGAGCATGAAAATGTAGAAAACGACAATATTCCAATACGAAGGAAAACCAAGAAAATAATTGTCGGAAGTTTTGGCTTGAATATTTGAAAAACCGAAAGCACTGGAAATAGCACAAATAATTAGTACCCAAATGGGTATCTGCATGGTAGCATAGATCCAGACAAAAGGTGCAATAGTCCAGGTAATAAAGTCGATGATATTGTCCATCAGTGCCCCGTCGATTTTCGGGGCATAATCCTTTACATCGAAATAACGTGCCAGTGAACCGTCTACGGCGTCAACAAAAACTGCGGCACCAAGCACCCATATGGCTTCCTTATAGAAACCATCAAAGGTTAAAAGGATAGCCCACAAGCCTAGAGCGGCACCTAAAGCTGTAAATAAATGAACTCCATAAGCCGGAATTTTCACGCTGTGTTTTCTGGATTATTCGTTATCCCGTTATTTATTGTTTCAATAAAATAAAAAAAGCGGAACCTTCGAAGTTCCGCTTTTAAAATATTGAAAAAGAATCAG
This is a stretch of genomic DNA from Halalkalibaculum roseum. It encodes these proteins:
- a CDS encoding thiolase family protein — protein: MTEAVIVAAARTPTGKANKGSLRFTHPDTLGGEVIKDLLQRAPSLQPEMVDDVIMGCAFPEASQGLNIARQCALLGGLPPSVPAATVNRFCSSGLQTIAQASERILSGSADVIIAGGVESMSQVPMGGYVVHPNPKLVDNYPEIYINMGLTAENVADKYDISREDQDAFAYRSHMRAIDAWENDLFEGQITPIEVKEKRVTSSGEIEEESFTFEQDEGPRKDTSKEVLAKLRPVFKQGGSVTAGNSSQMNDAAAAVLVMSKEKADELGLEPMARYVGFSVAGVPPEIMGIGPVEAIPKVLKQTGISQEDIDLIELNEAFAAQSLAVIHELDLDEEIVNVNGGAIAMGHPLGCTGAKLTTQILYEMKRRGSAYGMVTMCVGGGMGAAGIFENLN
- a CDS encoding SDR family oxidoreductase; its protein translation is MFKEDTLQDKTILVTGGGSGLGLEMAKKFASLGAGIAICGRTESKLMNAAKEIEEKGEGQVETYVCDVRDYERVKEMIGEITEDFGGMDGLVNNAAGNFLAASEDLTPGGFKAIIDIVLHGSFNCTHCFGNYLIDNDRKGNILSIVTTYAENTGSAFVLPSACAKSGVLTMTRSLAYEWATYGIRLNAIAPGPFPTEGAWTRLVPDESFEEKFLSKIPAGRYGEPEELANLAAFLMSDMSPYLTGDCITIDGGERLTAGQFNFIDQLAPREKLKQFFNAMKPGGEKK
- a CDS encoding PspC domain-containing protein produces the protein MSARLKKSRTDRMISGVCGGIAEYLGWDPTIVRIIFVILTFLGWGSPVLLYFILALVMPE
- a CDS encoding CDP-alcohol phosphatidyltransferase family protein — its product is MKIPAYGVHLFTALGAALGLWAILLTFDGFYKEAIWVLGAAVFVDAVDGSLARYFDVKDYAPKIDGALMDNIIDFITWTIAPFVWIYATMQIPIWVLIICAISSAFGFSNIQAKTSDNYFLGFPSYWNIVVFYIFMLNLPVEFASAIMLIFAVTTFLPIKFIYPSRTSFLKKFTLVLGSIFALQLIALMILFQESPLYLIYSSFIFPIYYFSLSFYLNFKSVETT